The region ACTATCGGACCTCGTGGCGCGCACTAGACACGTGATAGCCGTCGATGTCGGCGGTACGGAGACCAAGGCTGCCCTGGTGGCCGGGACGGCCCTCGACGTCCGGGCGGTCCGGCAACGGCGGCGGGCGACGACCCGCGACGCCGAGGCCGTGGTCGACGATGTGGCCTCGCTGGTCGAGGACCTGCGTGCCGGCGGCGACGCCGAGATCGAGGCCGTGGGCCTGGTGGTGCCCGGTGTCGTCGACGAGGACAACGGCATCGGGGTGTACTCCGCCAACCTCAAGTGGCAGGACTACCCGTTCGTGAAGGAGGTCGAGGCCCGCACCGGGCTCAAGACCGCGTTCGGGCACGACGTGCGGGCCGGAGGGCTCGCCGAACTGCGCATCGGCAACGCCAGGGGCCTGCAGAACGCCGTGATCATGCCGATCGGCACCGGCATCGCGGCGGCCCTGGTCCTGGACGGGCGGATCTACCGCGGCGACGGCAGCGTCGGCGAGGTCGGGCACGTCGACGTCGGGCACGGCGACCCGTGCGGCTGCGGCCAGACGGGTTGTGTCGAAGCGCGGGCCTCCTCGGCGGCCATCGCCCGGCGGTATTCCGAGCGGACCGGCAACCCGGTGAACGGGGCGGCGGAGGTGGCCGGACTGGTCCGAGCGGGCGACCCGGACGCGGTGACCGTGTGGCAGGAGGCGGTGGACGCCCTCGCCCGGGGCATTCTGCTGGTAGCGGCTCTACTGGGGCCCGAGGCGGTGGTGCTCGGCGGCGGACTCGCGCTGGCCGGCCCGCTGCTGGTGGACCCGTTGCGGGACCGGCTGGACGGGTTGATCACGTTCCAGCGGCGTCCGGAACTGCGGCTGGCGGCGCTGGGCGACGAGGCCGGGTGCCTCGGGGCCGCGTTGCTGGCCATCGACATGCTGGAGGAGAGATGAGCACGTGGGGTGGACCGGTGGACGTGGCCCTGACCGGTGGTCGGGTCGTCACGCCCGAC is a window of Saccharothrix espanaensis DSM 44229 DNA encoding:
- a CDS encoding ROK family protein gives rise to the protein MIAVDVGGTETKAALVAGTALDVRAVRQRRRATTRDAEAVVDDVASLVEDLRAGGDAEIEAVGLVVPGVVDEDNGIGVYSANLKWQDYPFVKEVEARTGLKTAFGHDVRAGGLAELRIGNARGLQNAVIMPIGTGIAAALVLDGRIYRGDGSVGEVGHVDVGHGDPCGCGQTGCVEARASSAAIARRYSERTGNPVNGAAEVAGLVRAGDPDAVTVWQEAVDALARGILLVAALLGPEAVVLGGGLALAGPLLVDPLRDRLDGLITFQRRPELRLAALGDEAGCLGAALLAIDMLEER